CATATTGGGGTTGCAGAGTTACAACAGTATGTGGAGCGTGAATATAGGATGGTGAGAGCTCGAAGGAGAAATGCTGCAGAATCATGGCTAGTGCCATCCTCGCCTCGATTAGTGCAAATGACTGACCAAGGCAGATACGGGGACCTGAACCAAATGGAAAGAATGCCAGCTGATGCGTTGATGCATTTGAAACTCCTGATGAGAATCTCTCTGGTTTGAATTCATCTGCATCATCACCCCAAACCTGCTGATCATGATGAATCTGGAGTATTGGTAACACCAAGCGCACTCCTGGCGGAAGGGTGAGACTTCCTACTTGGATTGACTTGTATGTATACCTGGCTATGAACACCGCTGGAGGGTATAGTCTTAGAGCTTCATACAGAATCATAGTCACCTGTGGTGCAGTTTGACAGTGTTACAGTAAGAAGTGGCAAAAATTTGGAATTAAACAAAACGAGACCTTGAACTGACAGCAGACCTGATTTGTTATCTGATGCTAGTCTGTCATGATCGATTTAATTCATCAGGTAGGAGCTTGTCCTAAATTTTAATGGCTTGTTTACACAAACCtcacaggagagagagaacttacAGTCTTTAGGTGGATTAAGCCATCGAAAGAAGGAGTGCTTTTGCCGCATACTTGAAGAACCTCATCCCTTGCACGAGCCTGCCACGAAGGATGCATAGAAAGTAGAATCATCGTCCATGTTAGCAGTACTGATGTTGTCTCCTGACCTGCAAAGTAAAAAAGTCTGCATTCTTCTATGACTTCATCTCTTGTCATTCCCTTACCACCATGCTGGTCATGGTTTTTATTTGATTCTAACAATAAGCCCAACAGATCGTCATTTTTAGCAATTCCCAAcatcatctctttctctcttttgtcaATTATGCTATTAAGTGTGGAAATAATCTTCTTGTTCAACTCCCTTCTTCTGAGATTCTTCTTTGTAGGTAAGAATCTGTCACAGTGGCATATACACTTAATTTAGGGTATTTTCTGGTAATAATGCTGCAAAAGTGAACATAGTACTACACAACTATGCAATGTTGAGAATGCCATTTGTGAACGTGAAAAAAGCGATGCTAAAGCATACTGCATCTAGGATGTCTTTTCTGCTTTGATGTTTCTGTGTTTCTgtgtttctgttgtttttttaaatttacgagGAAGAAAGATATGCTTTGACCTGAATCCTGGGATGAAAAGTGTTCGAAAGCTTTGCAAGAGCAAGTCATCTGCTTCATTCTGCAGCTGAAACATGTACTTCCCTTCTTCATAGCTACTTCCAAAGGCTGTTCTAGAAATGACATCTGCAGTAAGTTTCTGAAACTCCTCAGATACATTCAGCTTACAAGATCCTTGAGGCCCAATTGATTTTTCCCATCTTTGGATTAACTCTTGACAGCTGAAAGAGAATGATGGCAGCATTCCCTGTATGAATAAACCAATTGGGGAACTTATAACATGATTAAATATGGTTGTGGAGTCTGAAAAAATTGTTGGGCAACTTTTTTCTTACTGTAAGCGGGTGCTAGAA
This window of the Nymphaea colorata isolate Beijing-Zhang1983 chromosome 2, ASM883128v2, whole genome shotgun sequence genome carries:
- the LOC116247903 gene encoding cytochrome P450 72A397-like isoform X2 — translated: MKSGPEFWVQSLELPPPDPGKISFHWFGKTPQVILMDPEMVKEVLLNKFGHFHKPPQPNALKILAMGLLGLDGEEWVQRRRLVHSAFHMEKLKGMLPSFSFSCQELIQRWEKSIGPQGSCKLNVSEEFQKLTADVISRTAFGSSYEEGKYMFQLQNEADDLLLQSFRTLFIPGFRFLPTKKNLRRRELNKKIISTLNSIIDKREKEMMLGIAKNDDLLGLLLESNKNHDQHGGKGMTRDEVIEECRLFYFAGQETTSVLLTWTMILLSMHPSWQARARDEVLQVCGKSTPSFDGLIHLKTVTMILYEALRLYPPAVFIARYTYKSIQVGSLTLPPGVRLVLPILQIHHDQQVWGDDADEFKPERFSSGVSNASTHQLAFFPFGSGPRICLGQSFALIEARMALAMILQHFSFELSPSYIHAPHTVVTLQPQYGAPIIFHRV
- the LOC116247903 gene encoding cytochrome P450 72A397-like isoform X1; this translates as MVAAIFFFVAVVALLCCLSWLLLTAARSLWWEPKQYTEAFKRQGIHGCPYKLFLGNLREFLVMQDQAKSKPMEFFSHDIVNRVMPFFHECVHKYGKISFHWFGKTPQVILMDPEMVKEVLLNKFGHFHKPPQPNALKILAMGLLGLDGEEWVQRRRLVHSAFHMEKLKGMLPSFSFSCQELIQRWEKSIGPQGSCKLNVSEEFQKLTADVISRTAFGSSYEEGKYMFQLQNEADDLLLQSFRTLFIPGFRFLPTKKNLRRRELNKKIISTLNSIIDKREKEMMLGIAKNDDLLGLLLESNKNHDQHGGKGMTRDEVIEECRLFYFAGQETTSVLLTWTMILLSMHPSWQARARDEVLQVCGKSTPSFDGLIHLKTVTMILYEALRLYPPAVFIARYTYKSIQVGSLTLPPGVRLVLPILQIHHDQQVWGDDADEFKPERFSSGVSNASTHQLAFFPFGSGPRICLGQSFALIEARMALAMILQHFSFELSPSYIHAPHTVVTLQPQYGAPIIFHRV